A genomic window from Henningerozyma blattae CBS 6284 chromosome 3, complete genome includes:
- the USE1 gene encoding SNAP receptor USE1 (similar to Saccharomyces cerevisiae USE1 (YGL098W); ancestral locus Anc_6.164), producing the protein MSKILQQNLHAAKDGISDPFLNYVLDSKIEMNLRRLKETIIENQLNSKQFTSSATNLNSNRLQVTDAKSISDYQRNFNKLSFEIQKDKNEVYNQMQKHYEAQQKNTKTRRYSIDFDTAIDLNEVKPELLTDLDDSIRYREDMVNMSSGSFPNDTDGMAELRKRLLGNKDLTDGNGINNTTLDKQIKDQDNIQNNLVEDMTRLVGALKQGATAFQNALEEDTNVLGAAELGVQATQRGLGDISTKLSSYDKQKLGYMFFILTLLFMFIGLIVVYIIIKIFPAL; encoded by the coding sequence ATGTCTAAAATTTTACAGCAAAATCTCCATGCAGCCAAAGATGGTATCTCTGATCCGTTTTTAAACTATGTATTGGATAgtaaaattgaaatgaACTTGCGCCGTTTGAAGGAAACTATCATTGAAAATCAACTGAATTCAAAACAATTTACATCTTCAGCAACAAATCTAAACTCAAATAGACTTCAAGTAACTGACGCAAAGAGTATATCTGACTAccaaagaaattttaataaattatcctTTGAAATTCAGAAGGATAAAAATGAAGTGTATAATCAAATGCAAAAACATTACGAAGCTCAACAAAAGAATACGAAAACACGGAGATATAGTATAGATTTTGATACCGCGATTGATTTGAATGAAGTTAAGCCAGAATTACTAACTGACTTAGACGATAGCATTCGTTACCGAGAAGATATGGTCAATATGTCATCAGGTTCCTTTCCAAATGATACGGATGGAATGGCAGAACTAAGAAAGCGTTTATTAGGTAATAAAGATCTAACTGACGGAAAtggtattaataatacaacgttagataaacaaattaaagatcaagataatattcaaaataactTGGTCGAAGATATGACTAGGTTAGTTGGAGCTTTGAAACAGGGTGCAACTGCTTTTCAAAATGCTTTAGAGGAAGATACCAATGTTCTTGGAGCAGCTGAACTAGGTGTTCAAGCAACACAAAGAGGTTTAGGTGATATTAGCACTAAGCTCTCAAGTTATGATAAGCAAAAATTGGGTTACATGTTTTTTATCTTGACATTGTTATTCATGTTTATTGGTCTAATAGTTGtctatataattattaaaatatttccagCATTGTAG
- the TBLA0C03770 gene encoding uncharacterized protein (similar to Saccharomyces cerevisiae SRM1 (YGL097W); ancestral locus Anc_6.166): protein MVKEKRSLEEAQAESEVENKNQKQQKKIIAEKEEDLEPKTKKNSKTSDKSIINLQDDYKHLNISVQPLDIFCWGTGSMCELGLGPLAKNKEVKRPRLNAFLSSDKAKIISIAVGGMHTLALDQDNNVWSWGCNDVGALGRDTSSANENLKDMDADSSDDEDGDLNESESTPMKIPRECFPELDCGEGIKIVQLIATDNLSCALLSNGEVYSWGTFRCNEGILGFYKDEIQIQRKPWKLPTFSTNNYKIVQMASGKDHVLFLDESGIVYSWGNGQQNQLGRKVMEEFRLKTLDPRPFGLKNIKYIGSGENHSFALKQDGSLVSWGLNQFGQCGTSEKIEDGALVTIPEVVKLPKDFKIKVVSGGEHHTLFLGENGDLYVAGRLDMFEIGISKDNLPEYTYQDEHKKPRSVPLPTRLENVPKFRNVCAGSHHSLAIATNGIAYSWGFGETYAVGLGPSGDDIETPTRIKNTATLDHNIIMVGAGGQFSVSGGVKLSDEEADKRADDMND from the coding sequence ATGGTTAAGGAAAAGAGAAGTTTAGAAGAGGCTCAGGCTGAAAGTGAAgtagaaaacaaaaatcaaaaacagcagaaaaaaatcattgctgaaaaagaagaagatctGGAACCAAAGACTAAGAAAAATTCGAAAACATCTGACAAATCGATAATCAATTTACAAGATGACTATAAACATTTAAACATTTCTGTCCAACcattagatattttttgCTGGGGTACTGGCTCAATGTGTGAATTAGGTCTAGGTCCATTAGCTAAGAATAAAGAAGTTAAGAGACCAAGATTAAACGCATTTCTTTCAAGTGACAAAGCTAAGATTATATCAATAGCAGTGGGTGGTATGCATACACTTGCTCTAGACCAAGATAACAATGTTTGGTCTTGGGGTTGTAATGACGTTGGAGCATTAGGTAGAGACACAAGCAGCGccaatgaaaatttaaaagatatggATGCTGATTCtagtgatgatgaagatggtGATTTGAATGAATCCGAATCCACTCCAATGAAGATCCCTAGAGAATGTTTTCCTGAATTGGATTGTGGCGAGGGCATAAAGATAGTACAATTAATTGCTACTGATAATTTGAGCTGTGCTTTATTAAGCAATGGTGAAGTCTATTCCTGGGGTACGTTCCGTTGTAATGAAGGTATCTTAGGTTTCTATAAGGATGAAATTCAAATCCAAAGGAAACCATGGAAATTACCAACCTTCTCGACAAATAACTACAAGATTGTTCAAATGGCATCAGGTAAAGATcatgttttatttttagatgaaTCAGGAATTGTTTACTCATGGGGTAATGGCCAACAAAACCAATTGGGTAGAAAAGTGATGGAAGAATTTCGTCTAAAGACATTAGATCCAAGACCATTTGGTTTAAAAAACATCAAATACATTGGCTCTGGTGAGAACCATTCATTTGCCCTAAAGCAAGATGGTTCATTAGTCAGTTGGGGGTTAAACCAATTTGGCCAATGTGGTACTTCTGAAAAAATCGAGGATGGTGCCCTTGTTACTATTCCAGAAGTGGTTAAATTACCAAAggatttcaaaattaaagttGTCTCTGGCGGTGAACATCACACTCTATTTTTAGGTGAAAACGGTGATTTATATGTTGCTGGTAGATTAGATATGTTTGAAATTGGGATCTCCAAGGACAATTTACCAGAATATACATACCAGGATGAACACAAAAAACCACGTTCTGTTCCATTACCAACAAGACTAGAAAATGTTCCCAAGTTTAGAAATGTCTGTGCTGGCTCTCATCATTCCTTGGCAATTGCTACCAATGGTATTGCTTACTCGTGGGGTTTTGGCGAAACATATGCTGTTGGATTAGGTCCATCAGGCGATGATATTGAGACTCCAACAAGAATCAAGAATACTGCCACCCTAGatcataatataataatggtTGGTGCCGGTGGCCAATTCTCTGTGTCAGGAGGTGTAAAATTATCGGATGAAGAAGCTGATAAGAGAGCTGATGATATGAATGATTAA
- the ENP1 gene encoding snoRNA-binding rRNA-processing protein ENP1 (similar to Saccharomyces cerevisiae ENP1 (YBR247C); ancestral locus Anc_6.165) has translation MGRASSSVAKKQRHDPLMKDLDNSQGILKTTEKKVISHSNGTDDYDDKDEEYVDSKASAKILQLAREQQNEIAEEEEVEAQKNLAQASRFHTKSYNDDSDDDDDYLANEDISDFEPEGEYEEEEEEVIEIDEEDAAMFDQYFKKSSDFNSLDGSYNLADKIMASIREKENQWNSETPQSADRETQSHEVSGLRTGEGVALPEKVIRAYTAVGSILRTWTHGKLPKLFKVIPTLNNWQDVLYVTDPESWSPHVVYEATKLFVSNMKAKEAQIFINIVLLERFRTNIEDSQDHSLNYHIYRAIKKSLYKPSAYFKGFLFPLVETGCNIREATIAGSVLAKVSVPVLHSSAALSYLLRLPFSPATTVFIRILLDKKYALPYQTIDECVYYFMRFRILEDGSNGEDATRVLPVVWHKAFLTFAQRYKNDITQDQRDFLLETVRQRGHKAIGPEIRRELLAGSSREFVGEAGEKDDLMLDIE, from the coding sequence ATGGGCAGAGCATCCTCATCAGTTGCTAAAAAGCAAAGACATGATCCTCTTATGAAAGATCTTGATAACTCTCAAGGTATATTAAAGACAACAGAAAAAAAGGTTATATCCCACAGCAATGGTACTGATGACTATGACGATAAAGATGAAGAGTACGTTGATTCCAAAGCATCTGCAAAGATTTTACAATTAGCTAGAGAACaacaaaatgaaattgcagaagaagaagaagttgAAGCCCAGAAAAATCTTGCCCAAGCCTCGAGATTTCATACTAAGAGTTATAATGATGACtcagatgatgatgatgattattTAGCTAATGAAGATATATCAGATTTCGAACCTGAAGGTGAGTAtgaagaagaggaagaagaagtgattgaaattgatgaagaagatgcaGCCATGTTtgatcaatattttaaaaagtcTTCTGATTTCAACTCTCTTGATGGAAGTTATAACTTAGCTGATAAAATCATGGCCTCTATTAGAGAAAAGGAAAATCAATGGAATTCTGAAACACCACAAAGCGCTGACAGAGAAACCCAATCTCATGAAGTATCTGGTCTAAGAACTGGTGAAGGTGTGGCTCTTCCAGAGAAGGTTATTAGAGCTTATACTGCTGTTGGAAGTATTTTGAGAACTTGGACACATGGTAAACTACCGAAACTATTCAAAGTTATCCCTACTCTAAACAACTGGCAAGATGTTTTGTACGTGACAGATCCAGAATCCTGGTCTCCACATGTTGTATATGAAGCTactaaattatttgtatcGAACATGAAAGCTAAGGAAGcacaaatatttattaatatagtCTTATTGGAAAGATTCCGCacaaatattgaagattcTCAAGAccattctttaaattatcatatATACCGTGCAATTAAGAAATCTTTGTATAAGCCAAGTGCCTATTTCAAAGGTTTCCTTTTCCCATTGGTTGAAACTGGTTGTAATATCCGTGAAGCCACTATTGCAGGTAGTGTTTTAGCTAAAGTTTCCGTTCCAGTTTTACACTCTTCCGCTGCTTTAAGTTATTTATTGAGATTGCCATTTTCTCCAGCTACAACAGTTTTTATcagaatattattagataagaAATATGCTTTACCATATCAAACCATTGATGAATGTGTTTATTACTTTATGAGATTTAGAATCTTGGAGGATGGTAGTAATGGTGAAGATGCTACTAGAGTGTTACCTGTTGTCTGGCATAAAGCTTTCTTAACATTTGCTCAACGTTATAAGAATGATATTACTCAAGATCAAAGAGACTTCTTGTTAGAGACTGTTCGTCAAAGAGGACACAAAGCCATTGGTCCAGAGATTAGAAGAGAATTATTAGCTGGGTCCAGTAGAGAGTTTGTAGGAGAAGCAGGCGAAAAGGACGACTTAATGCTTGATATCGAATAG